One part of the Bacillus sp. FJAT-27916 genome encodes these proteins:
- the nuoH gene encoding NADH-quinone oxidoreductase subunit NuoH, whose amino-acid sequence MVQDLLTSAPSLGTFAFFFIAAIVLMFVILGFVTFAILAERKVMGYMQLRHGPNQLGGNFGLLQTVADVLKLLIKEDTVPAMADKPLFKLAPMIAFAPAMMVVAVLPFTDKLQFADLGVGLLYYIAVSSLSTVGILAAGWASNNKYSLLGGMRAGAQMISYEVPLVMSVIGVVLLSGSLNLNDIVAGQEGLWNIVKQPLAFIIFFIAAVAELNRVPFDLSEAESELVAGFHVEYSGFRWAFFMLSEYVYMFAMAALTVVLFLGGWHPLPFLDVIPGAIWFALKWFAVTFFLIWVRVTLPRLRADHLMEFGWKVLLPLALVNIFVTALLLKIM is encoded by the coding sequence ATGGTGCAGGATTTACTGACCTCGGCGCCCAGCCTTGGAACGTTTGCGTTCTTTTTCATTGCTGCGATTGTGCTCATGTTTGTCATCTTAGGCTTTGTTACTTTTGCGATATTGGCAGAGCGGAAGGTGATGGGCTATATGCAGCTCCGTCACGGACCGAATCAGCTTGGCGGGAATTTCGGCTTGCTGCAGACAGTAGCGGATGTATTGAAGCTCTTGATTAAGGAGGACACGGTGCCAGCGATGGCTGATAAGCCGCTCTTTAAGCTTGCACCGATGATAGCTTTTGCACCAGCCATGATGGTCGTTGCTGTTCTGCCGTTTACAGATAAGCTCCAGTTCGCCGACCTTGGCGTGGGTCTCCTCTATTATATTGCGGTCTCGAGCTTATCGACGGTCGGCATCCTGGCGGCCGGGTGGGCCTCCAATAATAAGTACTCGCTCCTTGGGGGGATGAGGGCCGGTGCCCAGATGATTTCCTATGAGGTGCCGCTCGTGATGTCGGTGATTGGCGTCGTCCTCTTGAGTGGAAGTCTCAATTTAAATGACATTGTCGCCGGGCAGGAGGGCCTGTGGAATATCGTCAAGCAGCCGCTCGCCTTCATCATCTTCTTCATAGCAGCAGTCGCAGAATTGAACCGGGTGCCGTTTGACCTGTCCGAGGCGGAATCAGAGCTTGTTGCCGGATTCCATGTGGAGTACTCAGGATTCCGATGGGCATTCTTCATGCTGTCAGAGTATGTGTATATGTTTGCGATGGCGGCGCTGACTGTCGTACTATTCCTCGGCGGCTGGCATCCGCTTCCGTTTCTTGATGTGATTCCAGGAGCAATTTGGTTTGCGTTGAAATGGTTTGCCGTAACCTTCTTCCTCATCTGGGTACGAGTCACCCTGCCGCGTCTGAGAGCGGACCATTTAATGGAGTTCGGCTGGAAGGTGCTTTTGCCGCTGGCGCTTGTGAATATTTTTGTGACGGCCCTATTGTTGAAAATCATGTAA
- the nuoI gene encoding NADH-quinone oxidoreductase subunit NuoI has translation MLGLVKGLKYTLKNLTKDKVTYDYPNEPMMLPDRFRGIQKFYPEKCIVCNQCVNICPTDCIHLTGKKHPDPTKKGKKIIDTYDINFEICILCDLCTEVCPTEAIVMTNNFELAEYSRDELFKNLQWLDENDENIRKVNQQ, from the coding sequence ATGCTCGGTCTAGTCAAAGGTTTGAAATATACGCTGAAGAATCTAACCAAGGATAAAGTCACCTATGATTACCCAAATGAACCGATGATGCTTCCGGACCGGTTCCGCGGCATCCAGAAATTCTATCCGGAGAAATGCATCGTCTGCAATCAATGTGTGAACATCTGCCCGACAGATTGCATTCACCTCACCGGGAAGAAGCACCCTGATCCCACTAAGAAGGGTAAGAAGATTATCGACACCTACGATATCAATTTTGAGATTTGTATTTTATGTGATTTATGTACAGAGGTCTGCCCAACGGAGGCCATCGTGATGACGAATAATTTTGAGCTTGCCGAGTATAGCCGGGATGAATTATTTAAGAATCTCCAGTGGCTTGATGAGAATGATGAAAATATTCGAAAGGTGAATCAGCAATGA
- a CDS encoding NADH-quinone oxidoreductase subunit J codes for MSGEVIAFMILGFTAVAGAVMMINLTKVMHMMLALVLTFVSVAGIFLLLSAEFTAVVQIMIYSGAITIIMLFGIMLTNHQDESPSKVRPFGKALILLGILGFAAVVYAGIYDLDFGNQSERLHADNTEKIGISIFSEYVIPFELLSVLLLVGLVGAIVLAKKDEKEDGDS; via the coding sequence ATGAGCGGGGAAGTCATCGCATTTATGATTTTAGGATTTACGGCCGTCGCTGGCGCGGTCATGATGATCAACTTGACGAAGGTCATGCATATGATGCTGGCGCTTGTTTTGACCTTTGTCAGCGTCGCCGGTATCTTCCTGCTCTTATCAGCGGAATTTACGGCGGTCGTCCAGATTATGATTTACTCAGGTGCCATCACGATCATCATGCTCTTTGGCATCATGCTGACGAATCACCAGGATGAGAGCCCATCAAAGGTCCGGCCATTCGGCAAGGCGTTGATTCTGCTTGGAATCCTCGGCTTTGCCGCTGTGGTGTATGCCGGTATTTATGATTTGGACTTTGGCAATCAGTCCGAACGGCTTCATGCGGATAATACCGAGAAGATTGGGATCTCCATCTTCAGTGAGTATGTGATTCCGTTTGAACTCTTGTCTGTGCTGCTTCTTGTTGGGCTTGTCGGTGCGATTGTTCTTGCGAAAAAGGATGAAAAGGAGGATGGGGATTCATGA
- the nuoK gene encoding NADH-quinone oxidoreductase subunit NuoK, with product MSTVPLPAYLTLALILFCIGLYGALTKRNMIMVLVSIELMLNAVNINLIAFSKLGPAPAIDGQVFALFVIAVAAIEAAVGLAILIALYRNRKTVNVDEMNKLNHSS from the coding sequence ATGAGCACGGTACCGCTTCCGGCCTATTTAACATTGGCCTTGATTTTATTTTGCATCGGACTGTACGGCGCATTGACGAAAAGGAACATGATCATGGTCCTCGTCTCCATTGAATTGATGCTGAACGCCGTCAATATCAACCTTATTGCCTTCAGCAAGCTGGGGCCTGCCCCGGCCATTGACGGTCAGGTCTTCGCCTTATTTGTCATAGCCGTCGCAGCGATTGAGGCGGCTGTCGGGCTCGCAATTTTGATTGCTTTATACCGAAATCGCAAAACCGTCAATGTGGATGAGATGAATAAGCTGAACCATTCTAGTTAG